One Halomonas sp. M4R1S46 genomic window carries:
- a CDS encoding metal-dependent hydrolase — translation MDSMTQAALGAAIGGTVLGGRLGRKAVLLGAALGTLPDLDVVIDYGDAVANVTRHRGFSHSLFVLGGLAAALTLLATRLAPARDIGLRRWAAFFGLCLMTHPLLDALTTYGTQLWWPLDLRPVAWPIVFIIDPLYSLPLLVGIAVALATGRRRGPAWGLALSCAYLVFALGARTLVESRLAPVLAERGLEEAPRLVQPTPFNTLLWRATVVEGDHYHEALIGLFDGDHPPEPETYARGADLARVALAAPAGRRLAWFAGPFLRYEVETQDGRETLVATDLRLGFPGFHPFRYALAHRQDGAWQPLARTVQLPTPPGDDRAALARLGARILSPEPMLCTSHFVPRQWIVSAPGRC, via the coding sequence ATGGACTCGATGACACAGGCGGCCCTGGGCGCGGCGATCGGCGGCACCGTGCTGGGTGGCCGCCTGGGGCGCAAGGCCGTGCTGCTCGGCGCGGCACTGGGCACCCTGCCCGACCTGGACGTGGTGATCGACTACGGCGATGCGGTGGCCAACGTCACCCGGCACCGGGGCTTCAGCCATTCGCTGTTCGTGCTGGGCGGACTCGCCGCGGCGCTGACGCTGCTCGCCACACGCCTCGCCCCGGCCCGGGACATCGGCCTGCGCCGCTGGGCGGCCTTCTTCGGCCTCTGCCTGATGACCCATCCGCTGCTCGATGCCCTGACCACCTACGGCACCCAGCTGTGGTGGCCGCTGGACCTGCGGCCCGTGGCCTGGCCCATCGTCTTCATCATCGACCCGCTCTACTCGCTGCCGCTGCTGGTGGGCATCGCCGTGGCCCTGGCCACCGGCCGCCGTCGGGGGCCGGCCTGGGGGCTGGCGCTGTCCTGCGCCTACCTGGTCTTCGCCCTGGGCGCCAGGACCCTGGTCGAGTCGCGCCTCGCGCCGGTGCTGGCCGAGCGGGGGCTGGAGGAGGCACCCCGGCTGGTGCAGCCCACGCCCTTCAACACCCTGTTGTGGCGGGCCACCGTGGTGGAGGGCGACCACTACCACGAGGCCCTGATCGGCCTGTTCGATGGCGACCACCCTCCCGAACCGGAGACCTATGCCCGGGGCGCCGACCTGGCCCGCGTGGCGCTCGCCGCCCCGGCCGGACGGCGCCTCGCCTGGTTCGCCGGTCCCTTCCTGCGCTACGAGGTCGAGACGCAAGACGGCCGGGAGACCCTGGTGGCCACCGACCTGCGGCTGGGCTTCCCGGGCTTCCATCCCTTCCGCTACGCCCTCGCCCATCGCCAGGACGGCGCCTGGCAGCCCCTGGCACGTACCGTCCAGCTGCCGACGCCGCCAGGCGACGACCGAGCCGCCCTGGCCCGACTGGGCGCGCGCATCCTGTCGCCGGAGCCGATGCTCTGCACCAGCCACTTCGTGCCCCGGCAGTGGATCGTCAGCGCCCCGGGCCGGTGCTGA
- the metE gene encoding 5-methyltetrahydropteroyltriglutamate--homocysteine S-methyltransferase, whose translation MILAHVLGYPRIGADRELKKATEAYWKGERDREALEAAGRELRHRHWAAQREAGLDLVTVGDFAFYDQVLNVSLLLGAVPDRFGAGDELARGEVDLDTAFRMARGRAPSGEPAAACEMTKYFDTNYHYLVPELHPGQRFRLASSRLFDEVEEAKADGHAVKVALTGPLTWLWLGKARGEAAETFDRLSLLDEVLEVYGQVLARLADQGVSWVQLDEPALVQDLPLAWQQAYERAYHRLQAAPVKLLLSTYFGGLGDNLSLTVGLPVDGLHLDAVRAPEQVEAVVDRLLPHKVLSLGVIDGRNVWRADLPALREWLAPLAARLGERLWLAPSCSLLHVPVDLTAEIELDAELKGWLAFARQKLDETVLLGRALDARLTAGDEARLAETGEALAARRASPRIHRPAVAERLAAVTAADSERASPYDRRARAQRRHLDLPLFPTTTIGSFPQTAEIRQARRAHKAGELSGADYEARMEAEIAAAVARQEALGLDMLVHGEAERNDMVEYFGERLDGFAFTRFGWVQSYGSRCVKPPILFGDVARPAPMTVRWSRYAQSLTERPMKGMLTGPVTILQWSFVRDDQPRATTCRQIALALRDEVADLEAAGITAIQIDEPALREGLPLRSAEWQGYLDWAVDCFRLAAAVADDTTQIHTHMCYSEFNDIIAAIAALDADVITIETSRSDMELLDAFRDFDYPNEIGPGVYDIHSPNLPEVDWMVALMDKAAERIAVERLWVNPDCGLKTRGWAEVEPALANMVEAARILRKRHG comes from the coding sequence ATGATATTGGCTCATGTGCTCGGGTATCCGCGCATCGGCGCCGACCGCGAGCTGAAGAAGGCCACCGAGGCCTACTGGAAGGGCGAGCGCGATCGCGAGGCCCTGGAAGCCGCGGGACGCGAGCTGCGCCATCGCCACTGGGCGGCGCAGCGCGAGGCCGGCCTGGACCTCGTCACCGTAGGCGACTTCGCCTTCTATGATCAGGTGCTCAATGTCTCCCTCCTGCTCGGGGCGGTGCCCGACCGCTTCGGCGCCGGGGACGAGCTGGCCCGCGGCGAGGTGGACCTGGACACCGCCTTCCGCATGGCGCGGGGCCGGGCGCCCAGTGGCGAGCCCGCCGCGGCCTGCGAGATGACCAAGTACTTCGATACCAACTACCACTACCTGGTCCCCGAACTGCACCCGGGCCAGCGCTTCCGCCTGGCCAGCTCGCGGCTGTTCGACGAGGTCGAGGAGGCGAAGGCCGACGGCCACGCGGTCAAGGTGGCGCTGACCGGCCCGCTGACCTGGCTGTGGCTGGGCAAGGCCCGCGGCGAGGCGGCCGAGACCTTCGACCGCCTGAGCCTGCTCGACGAGGTGCTCGAGGTCTACGGCCAGGTGCTCGCGCGGCTGGCCGACCAGGGCGTGAGCTGGGTGCAGCTCGACGAGCCGGCGCTGGTACAGGACCTGCCCCTGGCCTGGCAGCAGGCCTACGAGCGGGCCTATCACCGCCTCCAGGCGGCGCCGGTCAAGCTGCTGCTGTCGACCTATTTCGGCGGCCTGGGCGACAACCTGTCGCTGACCGTGGGCCTGCCCGTGGACGGCCTGCACCTGGACGCGGTGCGCGCGCCCGAGCAGGTCGAGGCCGTGGTCGACCGGCTGCTGCCCCACAAGGTGCTGTCGCTCGGGGTGATCGACGGGCGCAACGTCTGGCGGGCCGACCTGCCCGCGCTGCGCGAATGGCTGGCGCCGCTGGCGGCTCGGCTGGGCGAGCGGCTGTGGCTGGCGCCGAGTTGCTCGCTGCTGCATGTGCCGGTGGATCTGACCGCCGAGATCGAACTCGATGCCGAACTCAAGGGCTGGCTGGCCTTCGCCCGCCAGAAGCTCGACGAGACGGTGTTGCTGGGCCGGGCCCTGGACGCCCGCCTGACGGCCGGGGACGAGGCCCGCCTGGCCGAGACCGGCGAAGCGCTGGCCGCCCGGCGCGCCTCGCCGCGCATCCACCGTCCGGCGGTGGCCGAGCGCCTGGCCGCGGTGACCGCCGCCGACAGCGAGCGGGCCAGTCCCTACGACCGGCGGGCCCGGGCGCAGCGGCGTCACCTCGACCTGCCGCTGTTTCCCACCACCACCATCGGCTCCTTCCCGCAGACCGCGGAGATCCGCCAGGCGCGTCGCGCCCACAAGGCCGGCGAGCTCTCCGGCGCCGACTACGAGGCGCGCATGGAGGCCGAGATCGCCGCGGCGGTGGCCCGCCAGGAGGCGCTGGGGCTCGACATGCTGGTGCACGGCGAGGCCGAGCGCAACGACATGGTCGAGTATTTCGGCGAGCGGCTCGACGGCTTCGCCTTCACCCGCTTCGGCTGGGTGCAGAGCTACGGCTCGCGCTGCGTCAAGCCGCCGATCCTGTTCGGCGACGTGGCGCGCCCGGCGCCGATGACGGTTCGCTGGAGCCGCTACGCCCAGTCGCTCACCGAGCGGCCGATGAAGGGCATGCTCACCGGGCCGGTGACCATCCTGCAGTGGTCCTTCGTGCGCGACGACCAGCCCCGGGCGACGACCTGCCGGCAGATCGCCCTGGCGCTGCGCGACGAGGTGGCCGACCTGGAGGCCGCGGGGATCACCGCCATCCAGATCGACGAGCCGGCGCTGCGTGAGGGACTGCCGCTGCGCAGCGCCGAGTGGCAGGGCTATCTGGACTGGGCCGTGGACTGTTTCCGGCTCGCCGCCGCGGTGGCCGACGACACCACCCAGATCCACACCCATATGTGCTACTCGGAGTTCAACGACATCATCGCCGCCATCGCCGCCCTGGACGCCGATGTCATCACCATCGAGACCTCCCGCTCCGACATGGAGCTGCTCGATGCCTTCCGCGACTTCGACTATCCCAACGAGATCGGGCCGGGCGTCTACGACATCCATTCGCCCAACCTGCCCGAGGTCGACTGGATGGTGGCCCTGATGGACAAGGCCGCCGAGCGCATCGCCGTGGAGCGGCTGTGGGTCAACCCGGACTGCGGCCTCAAGACCCGCGGCTGGGCCGAGGTGGAACCGGCCCTGGCCAATATGGTCGAGGCGGCACGGATACTGCGTAAGCGTCACGGCTGA
- a CDS encoding FMN-dependent NADH-azoreductase, with the protein MTRALVLTSSILAGNSLSLAEHFQAEAAGVDGLEVTSRDLVADDLPHLTQPELASWQLPAEERSAAQRELAARSDGLIEELLAHDVLVLAVPLYNLGIPSQLKAWFDRVMRAGKTFRYTENGPQGLVEGKRAVILAARGGQYAGSELDSQTPHLKHMLGLMGIREVDVVFAEGLAMGESQREAALAEARHAIGGLVERLA; encoded by the coding sequence ATGACCCGCGCCCTCGTTCTGACCTCTTCCATTCTCGCCGGCAACTCCCTGAGCCTGGCCGAGCACTTCCAGGCCGAGGCCGCCGGGGTGGACGGCCTCGAGGTGACCAGCCGTGACCTGGTGGCCGACGACCTGCCGCATCTGACCCAGCCGGAACTCGCCAGCTGGCAACTGCCGGCCGAGGAGCGCTCGGCCGCGCAGCGCGAGCTGGCGGCCCGCTCCGACGGCCTGATCGAGGAGCTGCTGGCCCACGACGTCCTGGTGCTGGCGGTGCCGCTCTACAACCTGGGCATCCCCTCCCAGCTGAAGGCCTGGTTCGACCGCGTGATGCGCGCCGGCAAGACCTTCCGCTACACCGAGAACGGCCCGCAGGGGCTGGTCGAGGGCAAGCGGGCGGTGATTCTCGCGGCCCGGGGCGGTCAGTACGCCGGCAGCGAACTCGACAGCCAGACGCCGCACCTCAAGCACATGCTGGGCCTGATGGGGATCCGCGAGGTGGACGTGGTGTTCGCCGAGGGGCTCGCCATGGGCGAGTCCCAGCGCGAGGCCGCGCTCGCGGAGGCCCGTCACGCCATCGGCGGCCTGGTCGAGCGCCTGGCCTGA
- a CDS encoding COG3650 family protein, giving the protein MPRVPSLLIALPLLMALGLSGCVTYVNAPAPEPAPEPPTASDDGAEGEAAPKAPLLPSSLFPGEANRLVGWRCTPAQDLVTAVVEEEMRLWSAHGAARLEPAVVASGSRYQQGELSVWLKGDEALVESQRGRLDCRQDIAMDTLTRDGHPGVMFHGRGNEPGWRIQLANDVPRIDMSLDYGNRQVTLPYRVTTLDNGAGRVILASGQAARPFTLRIEAKACFDDMSGQPWPARVTLALNDEVYRGCGQGIAP; this is encoded by the coding sequence ATGCCGCGTGTCCCGTCTCTGCTGATTGCCCTGCCGTTGCTGATGGCGCTGGGGCTGTCCGGCTGTGTCACCTACGTGAACGCGCCGGCGCCCGAGCCCGCTCCCGAGCCGCCGACGGCGTCCGACGACGGTGCCGAGGGCGAGGCCGCCCCCAAGGCGCCGCTGCTGCCCTCGTCGCTGTTCCCCGGCGAGGCGAACCGGCTGGTCGGCTGGCGCTGCACCCCGGCCCAGGATCTGGTCACCGCCGTCGTCGAGGAGGAGATGCGCCTGTGGTCCGCCCATGGCGCCGCGCGCCTCGAGCCGGCCGTGGTGGCCAGTGGCAGCCGCTATCAGCAGGGCGAGCTGAGTGTCTGGCTGAAGGGCGACGAGGCGCTGGTCGAGAGCCAGCGGGGCCGGTTGGACTGCCGGCAGGACATCGCCATGGACACCCTCACCCGGGACGGCCATCCCGGCGTGATGTTCCACGGCCGGGGCAACGAGCCGGGCTGGCGCATCCAGCTGGCCAACGACGTGCCCCGGATCGACATGTCCCTGGACTATGGCAACCGCCAGGTGACCCTGCCGTACCGGGTGACCACCCTGGACAATGGCGCCGGACGGGTGATCCTGGCCAGTGGCCAGGCGGCGCGCCCCTTCACCCTGCGCATCGAGGCCAAGGCCTGCTTCGACGACATGAGCGGCCAGCCCTGGCCGGCGCGGGTGACGCTGGCCCTGAACGACGAGGTCTATCGGGGCTGTGGCCAGGGGATCGCGCCTTGA